One genomic segment of Coraliomargarita parva includes these proteins:
- the pheT gene encoding phenylalanine--tRNA ligase subunit beta, translated as MKISYNWLKNYIDLDPVEHSPDVLAEVLPLLGFDIEEYEKLGPPQLNNVVVGQVLEYIQHPDADRLRCCKVSTGKEGEVHDIVCGAKNFNQGDKVMVALPGAVLPGDFKIKASKLRGQPSAGMMCSAKELQIGQDHDGIMILDREIALGTPLNDLYKDGDTVFDLEITPNRVDVLSHIGVARELAAKFGLEVKYPEVKASTENAGSGEALISAVEVEASDVCPHYTAMCIKGVKIGPSPKWLKDAIEATGQRSINNVVDVTNYVLHETCQPLHAFDAAKIKGGKLVVRMAGEAEKITTLDEVERTLTADMAVIADAERPLVVAGVMGSLDAEVDGGTTDIVLEAAYFAPTSVRATSRQLGLSSDSSYRFERGVDPKGVTYASLRAVDLILEVAGGTVDGNMIEEGTEPPTISEVALSPGRVRKFIGFEVSDEAIQSVLESLGLTISIHDEADGSVRWDVVIPSYRGDLEREVDLIEEFIRVYGTEKIPESDVVARGINDSDHRIYTVNEAVANYLTGQNFNEAFLYSLRDPEETKFFFGEESHKVLALDNPLQSDQSHLRPSLIPGLLDVLKLNAARATGATRFFERGHVYREVKGQMMELISVSFVIVADQISREWRQREVADFYTAKTLAGEILEIAGTAASKLSFKPIEDCKLWQPGHAAEAGEFAKMGFQATAGLLNVATLKERWDLTTPVIAGSILMTPKFFERKAKRGRHSGISNQPASAKDLALIVDQSVLAGDVEKEVAKFAKKATQGFDCESVRIFDVYEGTGLPEGKKSLALSMIFRAADRTLKDKEVNAAFEQIQKMISDKTDYQIRK; from the coding sequence ATGAAAATTTCCTACAATTGGCTTAAAAACTATATCGATCTCGATCCCGTCGAGCATTCGCCGGACGTGCTGGCTGAAGTGCTGCCGCTCCTTGGCTTCGATATCGAGGAATACGAAAAACTCGGACCGCCCCAGCTCAACAACGTGGTGGTCGGTCAAGTACTCGAGTATATTCAACATCCGGATGCGGACCGCTTGCGTTGCTGCAAGGTGTCCACCGGCAAGGAGGGCGAAGTCCACGATATCGTCTGTGGTGCCAAGAACTTCAATCAGGGCGACAAGGTCATGGTCGCACTGCCCGGCGCCGTGCTGCCCGGCGATTTCAAGATCAAGGCATCCAAGCTGCGCGGCCAGCCGTCGGCCGGCATGATGTGCTCGGCCAAGGAGCTGCAGATCGGTCAGGACCACGACGGTATCATGATTCTCGACCGGGAGATCGCCTTGGGCACACCGCTCAACGATCTCTACAAGGATGGCGACACTGTCTTCGATTTGGAAATTACACCGAACCGTGTCGATGTGCTCAGTCATATTGGTGTGGCCCGCGAACTCGCGGCCAAGTTCGGGCTCGAAGTGAAATACCCGGAGGTCAAGGCCAGCACGGAAAACGCCGGCTCCGGCGAAGCGCTGATTTCTGCTGTCGAGGTGGAGGCGTCCGATGTCTGTCCGCACTACACCGCCATGTGCATCAAGGGGGTCAAAATCGGTCCGAGCCCCAAATGGCTCAAGGATGCCATCGAGGCGACCGGTCAGCGCTCGATCAACAATGTGGTCGACGTGACCAACTACGTCCTGCACGAGACCTGCCAGCCGCTCCACGCATTTGATGCGGCAAAAATCAAGGGGGGCAAACTCGTCGTCCGCATGGCAGGCGAAGCTGAGAAAATCACCACCCTCGACGAAGTGGAGCGCACGCTCACTGCTGATATGGCTGTCATCGCCGATGCCGAGCGTCCGCTTGTTGTGGCCGGTGTCATGGGTTCGCTTGATGCCGAGGTCGACGGAGGTACCACTGATATCGTGCTGGAAGCTGCATACTTTGCACCGACTTCGGTGCGTGCCACCTCTCGTCAACTGGGCTTGTCTTCTGATAGCTCCTATCGCTTCGAGCGTGGCGTCGATCCGAAGGGTGTCACCTACGCATCCTTGCGCGCGGTCGACCTGATTCTCGAAGTGGCCGGCGGCACCGTCGATGGCAACATGATCGAGGAGGGCACCGAGCCCCCCACGATTTCCGAAGTGGCGCTTTCTCCGGGGCGCGTTCGTAAGTTCATCGGTTTCGAGGTCAGTGATGAAGCTATTCAATCCGTGCTCGAATCGCTTGGTCTGACAATCTCTATTCACGACGAGGCTGATGGCTCAGTGCGTTGGGACGTCGTCATTCCTTCCTATCGCGGCGATCTCGAGCGTGAGGTGGATTTGATCGAAGAATTCATCCGCGTTTACGGCACCGAAAAAATCCCCGAGTCCGACGTGGTGGCCCGTGGGATCAACGACAGCGATCACCGCATCTATACCGTCAACGAAGCCGTGGCCAACTACCTGACCGGCCAGAACTTCAACGAAGCCTTCCTCTACTCACTGCGTGATCCCGAGGAGACGAAGTTCTTCTTCGGGGAGGAAAGCCATAAGGTGCTTGCTCTGGACAACCCGCTGCAAAGTGACCAAAGCCACCTGCGTCCATCGCTCATTCCCGGTCTGCTTGACGTATTGAAGCTCAATGCGGCCCGCGCGACGGGTGCGACGCGTTTCTTCGAGCGTGGCCACGTATACCGTGAAGTGAAAGGCCAAATGATGGAGCTCATATCGGTCAGCTTTGTCATCGTCGCGGATCAAATCAGCCGCGAATGGCGTCAGCGTGAAGTCGCCGACTTCTACACGGCAAAAACACTGGCAGGGGAGATCCTCGAAATCGCCGGCACCGCCGCGAGCAAACTCAGTTTTAAGCCGATTGAAGACTGCAAGCTCTGGCAACCCGGACACGCAGCGGAAGCAGGGGAGTTCGCCAAGATGGGCTTCCAGGCGACCGCCGGCCTGCTCAATGTCGCGACATTGAAGGAGCGCTGGGATTTGACCACGCCGGTTATCGCCGGTTCGATCCTGATGACGCCGAAGTTCTTCGAGCGGAAGGCCAAGCGCGGCCGCCACAGCGGTATCAGCAACCAGCCCGCATCCGCCAAGGATCTCGCTTTGATCGTCGATCAATCCGTCCTGGCCGGCGATGTGGAAAAGGAAGTCGCCAAGTTTGCCAAGAAGGCAACCCAGGGCTTCGATTGCGAAAGCGTCCGCATCTTCGACGTCTACGAAGGCACCGGCCTGCCGGAGGGCAAGAAGAGCCTTGCGCTCTCGATGATCTTCCGTGCCGCTGACCGCACCCTGAAGGACAAGGAAGTCAATGCAGCCTTCGAGCAGATTCAGAAGATGATCTCTGACAAGACGGACTACCAGATCCGGAAATAG
- the pheS gene encoding phenylalanine--tRNA ligase subunit alpha: protein MQEELNAIVAGVREKAPQITTRAEFEAYKATISGPKGALTEVMKGMGKVPKEDKPAMGKLINEAKTAVTVEFDAVLERLEASELAAKLGPAIDPSLPCPDLSRGTLHPIAQVREEVVALFRRIGFSVAEATEVETEHYCFDALNIPGDHPARDMQDSYYLPDELKVSNVSKEGDEKYLLRTHTSTVQIRTMLKEKPPIRIVAPGRCFRRDTPDATHSANFHQIEGLYVDKDVTLLDLKATLDHFVKTIFGPKAKTRLRPSFFPFTEPSFEMDFFSPDLGKLSNKWLEIMGCGMVDPEVFKAVGIDPEVYSGYAFGMGIERIAMILQGVDDIRYYYQNDVRFLKQFA from the coding sequence ATGCAAGAAGAGTTAAATGCCATCGTCGCGGGGGTGCGTGAAAAGGCGCCCCAAATCACAACGCGTGCCGAATTTGAGGCTTATAAGGCGACCATTTCAGGTCCCAAGGGGGCCCTGACTGAGGTCATGAAGGGCATGGGCAAGGTCCCGAAAGAGGACAAGCCGGCCATGGGCAAGTTGATTAATGAAGCCAAGACCGCTGTGACGGTTGAATTCGATGCGGTCCTGGAGCGCCTCGAAGCGAGCGAGCTGGCTGCCAAGCTGGGGCCCGCCATCGATCCGAGCCTGCCTTGCCCGGACTTGAGTCGCGGCACCCTGCACCCGATCGCCCAGGTGCGCGAGGAAGTTGTGGCCTTGTTCCGCCGCATCGGATTTTCGGTGGCTGAAGCGACCGAGGTGGAAACCGAGCATTACTGCTTCGACGCCTTGAACATTCCCGGCGACCACCCGGCCCGCGATATGCAGGACTCCTACTACCTGCCGGACGAACTGAAGGTCAGCAACGTCAGCAAAGAGGGCGACGAGAAATACCTTCTTCGGACCCACACTTCAACCGTGCAGATCCGCACCATGCTGAAAGAGAAGCCGCCGATCCGCATTGTGGCACCGGGCCGATGCTTCCGCCGGGATACGCCGGATGCCACCCACAGTGCCAACTTCCATCAGATCGAAGGTCTCTATGTGGACAAGGACGTCACGCTCCTCGACCTCAAGGCCACACTCGACCACTTCGTAAAAACCATCTTCGGTCCAAAGGCAAAAACACGCCTGCGTCCAAGCTTCTTCCCCTTCACCGAGCCGAGCTTCGAGATGGACTTCTTCTCGCCCGACTTGGGCAAACTGAGCAACAAGTGGCTCGAGATCATGGGCTGCGGCATGGTCGACCCCGAAGTCTTCAAGGCTGTCGGCATCGATCCCGAAGTCTACAGCGGCTACGCCTTCGGCATGGGCATCGAGCGCATCGCCATGATCCTGCAAGGGGTCGATGACATCCGCTACTATTATCAAAACGACGTCCGCTTCCTCAAGCAGTTCGCTTAG
- a CDS encoding sigma 54-interacting transcriptional regulator: protein MITNVFYEYSISHFWNSVMSVPGLSLLLVNDDREDADAVLALCASLDLEIQSEVLSDVESAYNRYLQRRHDLVVVDDAVQSGSGFGLLLRICATDPTAKVLLLSASAHERAAVLAELPGRIGLLATPVHPEHLKTGVISLLKQDGCVEERTDGVLLSHRMDSILSLQGQSSAVRGLCEQVKEFLPLHEPVLIEGAVAMGGAEVARFLHESGPSRGGAYVTIDCDELCGTGSDGNSRQFEGEWERSLELSAGGTLVLHSLGALPVALQRFLAFELKRISSGRRILFLINGGFDEFFASGAIDEYLYFELAAHRLSIPPLSERQEDFEQMIRFILENKTGRAGEEAWRSVASDEPDAWMQQMARAESLDALVAVVEAGAAR from the coding sequence GTGATAACTAACGTTTTTTATGAATACTCTATTTCCCATTTCTGGAACTCTGTGATGTCTGTTCCTGGTTTAAGTCTGCTGTTGGTGAATGATGATCGTGAGGATGCGGATGCCGTTCTCGCCTTGTGCGCATCGCTCGATCTTGAGATACAATCCGAGGTGCTGTCGGATGTCGAAAGCGCCTATAATCGCTACCTGCAAAGACGGCATGATCTAGTGGTGGTGGATGACGCTGTCCAGTCAGGATCAGGATTCGGGCTTCTGTTGCGGATCTGTGCGACTGATCCGACAGCAAAAGTGTTATTGCTGAGTGCGAGTGCGCATGAGCGAGCTGCAGTGTTGGCTGAATTACCGGGACGCATCGGCTTGCTCGCAACGCCGGTTCACCCCGAGCATCTGAAGACCGGTGTTATTTCACTTTTGAAGCAAGATGGCTGCGTTGAGGAAAGAACGGATGGCGTACTGCTTTCACATCGTATGGACTCGATACTAAGCTTGCAGGGGCAGAGTTCCGCGGTGCGAGGCTTATGTGAGCAAGTTAAAGAGTTTCTTCCGTTACATGAGCCGGTTTTAATTGAGGGCGCTGTGGCCATGGGGGGAGCTGAGGTGGCACGTTTTCTTCACGAGAGCGGCCCCAGTCGGGGGGGGGCGTACGTGACTATAGATTGTGATGAGCTGTGTGGCACTGGCTCGGATGGGAATTCTCGCCAGTTTGAGGGGGAGTGGGAGCGGTCGCTAGAGCTTTCAGCCGGCGGCACGCTGGTACTTCATTCGCTGGGCGCTCTGCCGGTTGCTCTTCAGCGCTTTCTGGCGTTTGAATTGAAGCGCATCTCGTCTGGGCGTCGGATCCTGTTCCTCATTAATGGGGGCTTTGATGAGTTCTTTGCTTCCGGAGCGATCGATGAATACCTGTACTTTGAGCTCGCCGCCCATCGCTTATCGATTCCGCCGCTCTCGGAGCGGCAGGAAGATTTTGAGCAAATGATCCGTTTCATTTTAGAAAATAAAACGGGCAGGGCAGGGGAAGAGGCCTGGAGGAGCGTGGCGTCAGACGAACCCGATGCCTGGATGCAGCAGATGGCGCGTGCGGAAAGTCTGGATGCCTTGGTGGCTGTGGTCGAGGCCGGAGCCGCTCGTTGA
- a CDS encoding pseudouridine synthase codes for MNGTYTSSPPPILYQDADYVAINKPAGLLVHRTGLASDASEFALQWLSGHLGQKVFPCHRLDRPTSGVLLFALHLDALRAMEEQFRGQTVRKSYLAVVRGWTEGSGQIDSPLRSEENPDKVQDACTRYERLARSELMEPVGRYSSARFSLLELKPQTGRKHQLRRHMAHIRHPILGDTRHGDGTQNRFARARLACPRLLLHAGELTFSHPKGGQSVQIHAPLPDAFAQVLDALGWGIHKTA; via the coding sequence ATGAATGGTACTTATACCAGTTCGCCACCTCCCATTCTTTACCAGGATGCCGACTATGTCGCGATCAACAAACCCGCCGGCTTGCTCGTCCACCGAACGGGTCTGGCGTCCGACGCCTCCGAGTTCGCCCTGCAATGGCTCAGCGGGCATCTGGGTCAAAAAGTCTTTCCCTGCCACCGCTTGGACCGCCCGACGAGCGGGGTCCTCTTGTTTGCACTGCACCTGGATGCCTTACGCGCCATGGAAGAACAATTCAGGGGGCAAACCGTCCGGAAGTCGTATCTAGCTGTTGTCCGTGGCTGGACGGAAGGAAGCGGACAAATTGACTCGCCTCTCCGGTCCGAAGAAAATCCCGATAAGGTGCAGGATGCCTGCACACGGTATGAGCGACTGGCCCGGAGTGAACTCATGGAGCCAGTCGGCCGATATTCAAGTGCGCGTTTCTCCCTGCTTGAGCTCAAGCCGCAAACAGGACGCAAGCACCAGTTGCGCCGTCATATGGCACACATACGCCATCCGATACTGGGCGACACCCGCCATGGGGACGGCACCCAAAACCGGTTCGCGCGGGCCCGTCTGGCATGCCCGCGCCTACTCCTGCACGCCGGCGAACTGACGTTCAGCCATCCGAAAGGCGGGCAAAGCGTGCAGATTCATGCACCACTTCCCGATGCATTCGCTCAGGTCTTGGATGCACTTGGTTGGGGTATCCACAAAACCGCTTAA
- a CDS encoding ATP-binding protein: MGRKSREVKMSSRAQTITRAFMLYAGLPMILVILLVVGWISTTRIIYYMEQREAVMNQINQQVLRMDGFPADRIHEIEAIRRERLLPHERQLFQDLSLAFAILVIGLTVPVLVSRHVASMVESNLSLLNDRLASGGREGSALMPHTFNFNEFDELVQTLRRTLRERGETEQRWKRAEKELVAANADLLARAEELKNGRKVALSMMEDAENARNELERANARLNEAIEQARESAREADVANKAKSDFLATMSHEIRTPLNGVIGFIEMLRETELDEEQEDYVETIRTSGQSLMELINDILDFSKIESGHMNMEVRQFHLVRMLRQVVALFFNDAGSKGISLELEVEPSVPRDVFGDETRIRQIIINLLGNALKFTDKGEIRLVVSCIHIPKPSDPQGRCELEFEVRDTGIGMDDVQMQNLFRPFSQGDTSTTRKYGGTGLGLAISKRLAEAMGGRIWATSAPGEGSSFFTRIKVGLPTPEESPTESEPEAAPATTARSSGQAEAKAGDNLPLRISVAEDNLANQRVLMIMLKRLGWQADFYENGEQLVEALSESEGDLVFMDLQMPVMDGLEATQAIREGRAGESNRSIKIVALTANALSGDAERCMNAGMDAYLAKPIKIERLKSTILSLFPVDV, translated from the coding sequence ATGGGACGAAAAAGCCGGGAGGTCAAAATGTCTAGCCGGGCCCAGACCATTACCCGTGCGTTCATGCTCTACGCCGGTCTACCCATGATACTCGTGATTCTCCTGGTGGTGGGATGGATTTCCACGACCCGGATTATCTATTACATGGAGCAGCGTGAGGCGGTGATGAACCAGATCAACCAGCAGGTGCTCCGGATGGATGGCTTTCCCGCTGACCGGATACATGAGATCGAGGCGATTCGTCGCGAACGTCTGCTGCCCCACGAACGTCAGCTGTTTCAGGACCTATCGTTGGCTTTCGCGATTCTGGTGATTGGCTTGACGGTGCCGGTTCTGGTTTCCCGCCACGTGGCCTCGATGGTCGAGAGCAACCTGTCACTTTTAAACGACCGTCTGGCCAGTGGGGGGCGAGAAGGGTCCGCCTTGATGCCGCATACCTTCAATTTCAATGAATTCGATGAGCTGGTGCAAACCCTTCGAAGAACCTTGCGAGAGCGGGGCGAGACGGAGCAGCGCTGGAAGCGGGCGGAAAAGGAACTGGTTGCGGCCAATGCGGACCTGTTGGCGCGTGCGGAAGAGTTGAAAAACGGTCGCAAGGTGGCCCTGAGCATGATGGAGGATGCGGAGAATGCCCGAAATGAACTGGAGCGGGCCAATGCGCGCTTGAATGAGGCGATTGAGCAAGCGCGGGAATCCGCCCGGGAGGCGGATGTCGCCAACAAGGCCAAGAGTGATTTCCTTGCCACCATGAGTCATGAAATCCGGACTCCCTTGAACGGCGTGATTGGTTTCATTGAAATGCTCCGTGAAACCGAGTTGGACGAGGAGCAGGAGGATTACGTGGAGACGATCCGCACCAGTGGGCAGTCCCTGATGGAATTGATCAACGATATTCTTGATTTCTCCAAGATCGAATCCGGGCACATGAACATGGAGGTGCGCCAGTTCCACTTGGTCCGCATGTTGCGCCAGGTGGTGGCCTTGTTTTTTAACGATGCCGGATCCAAAGGTATCAGTCTGGAACTGGAGGTCGAGCCCTCCGTCCCGAGGGATGTCTTTGGTGATGAAACCCGGATACGTCAGATCATTATCAACCTTCTGGGAAATGCCCTGAAGTTCACGGACAAGGGAGAAATTCGTTTGGTTGTCAGCTGTATCCATATACCAAAGCCATCCGATCCCCAAGGGCGTTGTGAACTGGAGTTTGAGGTACGGGATACCGGTATCGGCATGGATGACGTCCAGATGCAGAACCTGTTCAGGCCTTTTTCCCAGGGGGATACCTCGACGACCCGCAAATACGGCGGGACTGGTCTGGGCCTGGCGATCAGCAAGCGTCTGGCCGAAGCGATGGGCGGGCGTATTTGGGCGACCAGCGCGCCGGGCGAGGGCTCCAGTTTCTTTACGCGGATCAAGGTCGGCTTGCCCACTCCCGAAGAAAGTCCGACAGAATCAGAGCCGGAGGCGGCCCCGGCTACTACGGCTCGCTCTTCCGGTCAGGCGGAAGCCAAGGCGGGAGACAATCTGCCGCTTCGTATCTCAGTCGCGGAGGATAACCTGGCGAACCAGCGGGTGCTGATGATCATGCTTAAGCGTCTAGGCTGGCAGGCTGACTTCTATGAAAACGGGGAACAGCTTGTTGAAGCCTTGAGTGAGTCCGAGGGAGACTTGGTCTTCATGGATCTGCAAATGCCGGTGATGGATGGTCTGGAAGCCACCCAGGCGATACGTGAGGGGCGGGCCGGTGAGTCCAACCGGTCAATTAAGATCGTGGCCCTGACCGCAAATGCACTCTCCGGCGATGCGGAACGCTGCATGAATGCGGGGATGGATGCCTATCTGGCCAAGCCGATCAAGATCGAACGCCTGAAATCCACCATTCTCAGCTTGTTTCCGGTTGATGTTTAA
- the rsfS gene encoding ribosome silencing factor gives MPDSKPKPKLTTLDEIRCAVQAIEDKKGEHVRVLDVRGKSTITDYLVLATGTSDPHLKALKGELDRVLKEQGVQLVGEDRTVTSGWVVVDAFDFMVHLQTAEMRDFYRLDQLWKDASEIEL, from the coding sequence ATGCCTGATTCCAAACCGAAACCGAAACTGACGACATTGGACGAAATTCGCTGCGCTGTGCAGGCGATTGAAGACAAGAAAGGGGAGCACGTACGTGTTCTGGATGTGCGTGGCAAGTCGACCATTACCGACTATCTGGTACTGGCCACCGGGACTTCGGATCCGCATTTGAAAGCACTGAAGGGCGAACTGGACCGAGTGCTGAAGGAGCAAGGCGTTCAACTGGTCGGCGAGGATCGCACTGTGACCAGTGGCTGGGTGGTTGTGGACGCTTTTGATTTCATGGTTCATCTACAGACTGCAGAGATGCGCGATTTTTACCGGCTGGACCAATTGTGGAAGGACGCTTCGGAAATTGAACTTTAA
- the nadD gene encoding nicotinate-nucleotide adenylyltransferase: MPAKPASRVALYGGAFDPVHNAHLEVARCACRALLLDRIIFIPASQSPLKLQGPQAPDAERLEMLHLATAGEARFSVDDYELRRGGISYTIDTVKHFRGLLDGAELFWVLGADQFEQLDRWRSVQALSSMVTYLVLARPGYSPEAPPVAGLRFTRVDAPLMEESSTMVREKCRNSESIKGLVPEAVRSFITEKALYASAE, translated from the coding sequence CCGTGCACAACGCCCACCTTGAGGTGGCCCGGTGTGCCTGTCGTGCGCTTTTACTGGACCGGATCATTTTCATCCCGGCGTCACAATCGCCGTTGAAGTTGCAGGGGCCGCAGGCCCCGGATGCGGAACGCCTTGAAATGTTGCACTTGGCTACGGCCGGCGAGGCCAGATTTTCGGTGGACGACTATGAATTGCGTCGTGGCGGAATCAGTTACACGATCGACACGGTGAAGCATTTCAGGGGGCTGCTCGACGGGGCCGAGCTTTTTTGGGTCCTTGGGGCCGACCAGTTCGAGCAATTGGACCGTTGGCGGTCGGTTCAAGCGCTGTCGTCAATGGTCACCTATCTGGTCCTCGCCCGTCCCGGGTACAGTCCCGAGGCGCCACCGGTCGCCGGTCTTCGGTTCACGCGTGTGGACGCACCGTTGATGGAGGAGAGCTCGACCATGGTTCGGGAAAAGTGCCGCAATTCAGAGTCTATCAAAGGGCTTGTGCCGGAGGCGGTTCGTTCTTTTATTACTGAAAAAGCACTCTACGCCTCTGCTGAATAA